Proteins encoded within one genomic window of Rhinoderma darwinii isolate aRhiDar2 chromosome 5, aRhiDar2.hap1, whole genome shotgun sequence:
- the LOC142652162 gene encoding uncharacterized protein LOC142652162, producing MTAMDNNSIYVTDRLLSLTLEIMFLLTGEDYTIVKKTYVDRIELCSGPSGSGGRSVAKETYTMPTTDEGGHEKNKEILQLTNQIIQLLTGEVSARCHDVAVYFSIEEWDYVENHKNLYKTSIMDDLQFPSPGDQPVLTPKREIDDDIIEEPSNDLSAIIKHPPPADRASPDLHKQRPMSTDGMNQDDRSGAAQEPWSCSKCGKCFKFRSRLIAHERVHTGEKPFPCPECGKCFIRKSQLVQHTKIHTGEEQCSLCGKCFTQKSKLIQHERTHTGERPFSCHQCGQCFAQEATLMKHERIHTGEKPFSCSECGKRFMLKSYLRCHQRTHTGEKPFSCSYCDKGFTQKSHLSEHIKIHTGAKLFSCSECDKSFTQKSGLVLHHRLHTGEKPFSCSECGKNFIKKAQLVQHKRIHTGEEQCAICGKCFTHKSKLIDHQRTHTGERPFSCHQCGKSFALKTTLKRHQRLHTGEKLLCCSECGKCFMQKSDLYRHQRTHTGPQPL from the exons ATGACCGCCATGGATAATAACAGCATTTACGTGACTGACAGGCTTTTAAGCCTCACCCTGGAGATCATGTTCctcctgactggagag gattacacaatagtgaagaagacatacgTTGATCGTATAGAATTATGCAGCGGCCCCAGTGGCTCAGGAGGAAGGAGCGTGGCCAAGGAGACCTACACGATGCCAACCACTGACGAGGGAGGACATGAAAAGAACAAGGAGATTCTGCAGCTCACCAACCAGATCATTCAGCTGCTGACAGGAGAG GTTTCCGCACGGTGTCATGATGTCGCTGTCTACTTCTCTATAGAAGAATGGGATTATGTAGAAAACCACAAGAATTTGTACAAGACCTCCATCATGGATGACCTTCAGTTCCCATCACCGG GTGATCAACCAGTTTTGACTCCCAAGCGAGAAATAGACGATGACATCATCGAAGAGCCTTCAAATGACTTGAGCGCAATTATAAAACATCCGCCTCCTGCTGACCGAGCCTCACCTGACCTTCACAAACAGAGACCAATGTCTACTGACGGCATGAACCAGGATGACCGCAGCGGCGCAGCACAGGAGCCATGGTCTTGTTCAAAGTGCGGTAAATGTTTTAAGTTTCGATCCAGACTCATTGCACATGAGCGCGTTCACACAGGGGAAAAGCCGTTTCCGTGTCCTGAATGCGGGAAGTGTTTTATAAGGAAATCACAACTTGTTCAACACACAAAAATTCACACTGGAGAGGAGCAATGTTCACTTTGTGGGAAATGTTTCACGCAGAAATCTAAACTAATTCAACATGAGAGAACCCACACGGGAGAGCGGCCGTTTTCTTGTCACCAGTGCGGTCAGTGTTTCGCGCAGGAAGCGACTCTAATGAAACACGAGCGCATCCACACGGGGGAGAAACCATTCTCTTGTTCGGAATGTGGGAAACGCTTCATGCTGAAATCTTACCTCCGCTGTCACCAGAGGACGCATACCggagagaagccattttcatgctCTTATTGCGACAAGGGCtttacacaaaaatcacatcTTTCCGAACATATTAAAATTCACACGGGCGCCAAACTTTTCTCTTGTTCAGAGTGTGATAAAAGCTTCACTCAGAAATCCGGACTCGTTTTGCACCATCGCCTCCACACGGGAGAAAAACCGTTTTCGTGCTCGGAGTGCGGTAAAAATTTTATAAAGAAAGCTCAACTGGTTCAGCACAAAAGAATTCACACTGGAGAGGAACAATGTGCGATTTGCGGGAAATGTTTTACGCATAAATCGAAATTAATTGATCATCAAAGAACCCACACGGGAGAGCGGCCGTTTTCTTGTCATCAATGCGGGAAAAGTTTTGCACTTAAAACAACGTTAAAGAGACACCAGCgacttcacacaggggagaagctgcTCTGCTGTTCTGAGTGTGGCAAATGTTTCATGCAAAAATCAGATCTATATCGCCATCAGCGGACTCATACAGGACCGCAACCACTTTAA
- the GATAD1 gene encoding GATA zinc finger domain-containing protein 1 isoform X1 codes for MCLQGVPITEAVLCLQRCLSPVYNVGGLGGFRDRPPGITEMPLGLKPTCSMCKTTSSSMWKKGSQGEILCNSCTGKTSTGGGTYTGGAVTSSTYSATSFASTSTAQQSNGGSGKQSKQEIHRRSARLRNTKYKSAPAVEKKVSTKGKGRRHIFKLKNPIKAPESVSTIVTSESIFHKGLYYQVGDVVSVIDDDDGKLYYAQIRGFVQDQYCEKSAALTWLIPTVCSPKDCFDPATYIVGPDEDLPRKMDCLDFVCHAPSEYFKSRSSPFPTLPTRPERGYIWTHVGPTPAINIKDAVGNHL; via the exons ATGTGTCTTCAGGGTGTTCCGatcacggaagctgtgctgtgttTACAGCGTTGCCTGTCTCCAGTTTACAACGTAGGTGGCCTGGGAGGATTCCGTGACCGACCGCCGGGGATTACTGAG ATGCCTCTTGGACTAAAACCAACATGCAGCATGTGCAAGACCACGTCCTCGTCCATGTGGAAGAAAGGAAGTCAGGGGGAGATTCTCTGCAACAGCTGCACTGGGAAAACCAGCACTGGGGGTGGCACTTACACTGGCGGAGCCGTGACCAGCAGCACCTATAGTGCGACAAGTTTCGCCAGCACTTCCACTGCCCAGCAGAGTAATGGAGGCAGCGGTAAGCAG TCCAAGCAGGAAATCCATAGACGATCGGCCAGGCTGAGGAACACAAAATACAAGTCTGCTCCAGCTGTTGAAAAGAAGGTTTCAACCAAGGGAAAAGGGAGGCGACATATATTTAAACTAAAAAAC ccTATTAAAGCTCCAGAGTCTGTATCTACAATCGTGACTTCGGAATCCATCTTCCACAAG GGTCTGTATTATCAGGTTGGTGACGTGGTTTCGGtcattgatgatgatgacggtaaACTATACTATGCCCAGATCAGGGGCTTTGTTCAGGATCAATATTGTGAGAAGAGTGCCGCCCTGACGTGGCTGATCCCTACAGTCTGCAGCCCAAAGGACTGTTTTGACCCAGCTACTTATATCGTAG gtCCAGATGAAGATCTTCCTCGAAAAATGGACTGTTTGGACTTTGTGTGCCATGCCCCATCTGAATACTTTAAGTCCCGATCATCACCATTCCCCACACTACCTACCCGACCTGAAAGAGGATATATCTGGACTCACGTCGGCCCCACCCCTGCAATTAATATCAAAGATGCTGTTGGCAACCATTTATAA
- the GATAD1 gene encoding GATA zinc finger domain-containing protein 1 isoform X2 — protein sequence MPLGLKPTCSMCKTTSSSMWKKGSQGEILCNSCTGKTSTGGGTYTGGAVTSSTYSATSFASTSTAQQSNGGSGKQSKQEIHRRSARLRNTKYKSAPAVEKKVSTKGKGRRHIFKLKNPIKAPESVSTIVTSESIFHKGLYYQVGDVVSVIDDDDGKLYYAQIRGFVQDQYCEKSAALTWLIPTVCSPKDCFDPATYIVGPDEDLPRKMDCLDFVCHAPSEYFKSRSSPFPTLPTRPERGYIWTHVGPTPAINIKDAVGNHL from the exons ATGCCTCTTGGACTAAAACCAACATGCAGCATGTGCAAGACCACGTCCTCGTCCATGTGGAAGAAAGGAAGTCAGGGGGAGATTCTCTGCAACAGCTGCACTGGGAAAACCAGCACTGGGGGTGGCACTTACACTGGCGGAGCCGTGACCAGCAGCACCTATAGTGCGACAAGTTTCGCCAGCACTTCCACTGCCCAGCAGAGTAATGGAGGCAGCGGTAAGCAG TCCAAGCAGGAAATCCATAGACGATCGGCCAGGCTGAGGAACACAAAATACAAGTCTGCTCCAGCTGTTGAAAAGAAGGTTTCAACCAAGGGAAAAGGGAGGCGACATATATTTAAACTAAAAAAC ccTATTAAAGCTCCAGAGTCTGTATCTACAATCGTGACTTCGGAATCCATCTTCCACAAG GGTCTGTATTATCAGGTTGGTGACGTGGTTTCGGtcattgatgatgatgacggtaaACTATACTATGCCCAGATCAGGGGCTTTGTTCAGGATCAATATTGTGAGAAGAGTGCCGCCCTGACGTGGCTGATCCCTACAGTCTGCAGCCCAAAGGACTGTTTTGACCCAGCTACTTATATCGTAG gtCCAGATGAAGATCTTCCTCGAAAAATGGACTGTTTGGACTTTGTGTGCCATGCCCCATCTGAATACTTTAAGTCCCGATCATCACCATTCCCCACACTACCTACCCGACCTGAAAGAGGATATATCTGGACTCACGTCGGCCCCACCCCTGCAATTAATATCAAAGATGCTGTTGGCAACCATTTATAA